From a single Rosa rugosa chromosome 7, drRosRugo1.1, whole genome shotgun sequence genomic region:
- the LOC133721758 gene encoding transcription factor RAX2 — protein sequence MGRAPCCDKDNVKKGPWSPEEDAKLKEYIEKYGTGGNWIALPQKAGLRRCGKSCRLRWLNYLRPNIKHGEFSDEEDKIICNLFASIGSRWSIIAAQLPGRTDNDIKNYWNTKLKKKLNQYSMMGIIPHHSATFSSLLHHQTSTSSSSPPSYRSSNNTSTPTYYTHQPRSFTSTANLESHIPFSPSLLSSTNTTTNAALQVGQESYVSQPLTQHYQAKDNILMFGGTTTEASCSSSDGSYGTGYGEVQLGLQNYFYNNGAEANNQKIMVSDNGLGLDHDQAPLDYGFEEIKQLISSSTTTSGGCNNFLFDENKTEEKVMMYY from the exons ATGGGGAGAGCTCCTTGCTGTGACAAGGATAATGTGAAGAAAGGACCATGGTCACCTGAAGAAGATGCAAAGCTTAAAGAGTATATAGAAAAGTATGGGACTGGAGGGAACTGGATTGCTCTTCCACAGAAAGCTG GTCTAAGGAGATGTGGAAAAAGTTGCAGATTAAGATGGCTTAACTATCTCAGGCCCAACATTAAACATGGAGAATTTTCTGATGAAGAAGATAAGATCATCTGCAACCTCTTTGCTAGCATTGGAAGCAG GTGGTCAATTATAGCAGCTCAATTGCCAGGAAGGACCGACAATGATATCAAGAACTACTGGAACACAAAGCTCAAGAAGAAACTCAACCAATATTCCATGATGGGCATAATTCCTCACCACTCCGCCACCTTCTCATCTCTTCTTCATCACCAAACTTCAACCTCATCATCTTCACCACCATCATACAGAAGCAGCAACAACACTAGTACTCCTACTTACTACACACATCAACCCAGGTCTTTCACCAGTACTGCTAATCTGGAATCCCATATTCCATTTTCACCAAGTCTTTTAAGTAGTACCAATACTACTACTAATGCTGCTCTTCAAGTGGGTCAAGAGAGTTATGTGAGTCAACCCTTGACGCAACATTATCAAGCCAAAGATAACATCTTGATGTTTGGGGGTACCACTACTGAAGCAAGCTGCAGTTCTTCTGATGGGAGCTATGGTACTGGTTATGGTGAGGTACAGTTGGGTCTGCAAAACTACTTCTACAATAATGGTGCTGAAGCAAACAACCAGAAAATCATGGTGTCAGATAATGGTCTTGGTCTTGATCATGACCAGGCTCCATTAGATTATGGCTTTGAAGAGATCAAGCAGTTAATTAGCAGTAGCACTACTACTAGTGGTGGTTGCAACAACTTTTTGTTTGATGAAAACAAGACAGAGGAAAAGGTCATGATGTACTACTGA
- the LOC133722296 gene encoding uncharacterized protein LOC133722296, with protein sequence MSPSTRSSASARSIALRIRSAAMKRSRSTSAIPINASISEVASSPKKQVTPRKKTTAQKKYKTTRKPSSPKKCQTTSRKVKLIMTAELKKGASSSKSSKKSSSTNNKVAAHDDDDDDDDDENVTGGLKLLKRGMVTMSRITNRLIRGKKLTVKFNDKGEPVGKVANEMQSYIGVLARTKIPISIPDWRDVDPDEKEKIWESITDAFVIPKECRKMVITSAANKWREFKSKLTNLYIIPYMNEPDLLEFPPDDYRSITKDNWQTFVADRLSASFLEVREAQIMKRKENKYPHRMARKGYANLQEELSKSMPLEQLDRATMWIKARQDKNGQFKQAEVEETAKKIENLKKREAEGEITTSGSDDVLTIALGNPEHHGRVRGVGGTVKPAAYFHLPKRQRNIVEETVRSSVKKILEENDCLIAKERAKWEEERDRQLAEERAYWSEKIARIEAKIDGKELAVDTPKSATLVNEVGSGQGSCSRPGEKGVNYNGETEIVIAAKKKLDLRDDVNNIVPEKELVYAIDEKAKPTAVLEEKSRGVFAVPRARVNDAEVSLLGQNECKLAIDSVENIVAIGTIINVDLETNQQTIHGVSLGEENVRVSIIRTLVHEALLPFPIKDEIVTVKDAIGTCVAWPKNLVITPAAEAKKKLKRKNQKRTTIDMLEDNEDLGNLPPNLPTAVGALCIWANHELRDGATIYTTFDAEIFGHRRKAVVFRSDIYAMANMLELSGGCIVFFMSYLHDVLKRSKMTEMVAFVDPDQTGALGCGNPTERARSLSNRFQKGKPGQIYLVPYNSGSHWMLSAVNPNEEIIYFMDPLKRRLITGEWKTILDNSIKIYNANKNRKGRKLIQWKNLAGIPEQNGGKSCGYWIMRYMKEIVEDTNLEFATKWDRRTNLVYTENDINEVRAEWAKHVMKFAQV encoded by the exons ATGTCGCCGTCCACACGATCATCAGCATCTGCAAGATCCATAGCACTAAGGATTAGGAGTGCGGCGATGAAACGATCAAGATCAACATCTGCCATACCAATAAATGCAAGTATTTCAGAGGTAGCTTCCTCCCCCAAAAAGCAGGTGACTCCACGAAAAAAGACTACTGCACAAAAGAAGTATAAAACTACTAGAAAACCTTCCTCTCCCAAGAAGTGTCAAACTACATCAAGAAAAGTGAAGCTGATCATGACTGCTGAGTTGAAGAAAGGAGCATCATCAAGTAAGTCGTCCAAAAAGTCAAGTTCCACAAACAACAAGGTCGCTgctcatgatgatgatgatgatgatgatgatgatgaaaacgTAACCGGTGGATTAAAGTTGTTGAAGCGAGGGATGGTAACTATGAGCCGCATCACAAATAGACTTATCCGAGGAAAGAAGTTAACTGTCAAGTTCAATGATAAAGGGGAACCTGTTGGTAAGGTGGCAAATGAAATGCAGTCTTACATAGGAGTGTTGGCTCGTACAAAGATCCCAATCTCAATACCGGATTGGAGAGACGTGGATCCAGACGAAAAGGAAAAAATTTGGGAATCAATAACG GATGCATTTGTCATACCTAAAGAATGTCGGAAAATGGTGATCACATCAGCTGCAAATAAATGGAGAGAGTTCAAGAGCAAGTTGACCAATTTATACATTATCCCTTACATGAATGAACCTGATCTCTTGGAATTTCCACCGGATGATTACCGAAGCATAACGAAGGACAATTGGCAAACCTTTGTTGCTGACAGGCTTTCAGCTAGTTTTCTG GAAGTACGTGAGGCCCAAATTATGAAACGAAAGGAGAATAAATACCCTCACCGTATGGCACGCAAAGGGTATGCAAATTTGCAAGAAGAATTG TCTAAAAGTATGCCGTTGGAACAACTGGATCGAGCTACAATGTGGATTAAGGCAAGACAAGATAAGAATGGTCAGTTCAAACAAGCTGAGGTAGAGGAGACAGcaaaaaaaatt GAAAACTTAAAGAAAAGGGAGGCTGAAGGGGAGATCACCACATCTGGGTCCGATGATGTGCTGACTATTGCGTTGGGGAATCCCGAGCATCATGGAAGGGTTAGAGGTGTTGGTGGGACTGTGAAGCCGGCTGCCTATTTTCATTTGCCAAAACGGCAGAGAAATATTGTGGAAGAGACAGTGAGGTCATCAGTGAAGAAGATATTAGAGGAGAATGATTGTTTAATTGCTAAGGAAAGAGCTAAatgggaggaggagagagatagaCAGTTGGCTGAGGAAAGAGCTTATTGGAGTGAGAAGATTGCAAGGATAGAAGCAAAGATTGACGGGAAGGAATTGGCTGTTGACACACCCAAATCTGCCACACTAGTCAATGAAGTTGGTTCAGGACAAGGGAGCTGCTCCCGGCCAGGTGAAAAGGGTGTAAATTATAATGGAGAAACTGAGATAGTGATAGCTGCAAAGAAGAAATTGGATTTAAGAGACGATGTGAACAATATTGTACCTGAAAAGGAACTTGTGTATGCCATTGATGAGAAGGCAAAACCAACTGCGGTATTGGAAGAGAAGTCAAGAGGTGTCTTTGCTGTTCCAAGGGCAAGAGTAAATGATGCAGAG GTCTCATTATTAGGTCAGAATGAGTGCAAACTGGCCATTGATTCGGTGGAAAACATTGTAGCCATTGGAACAATCATTAATGTCGACCTTGAGACCAACCAGCAAACTATCCATGGCGTTTCATTGGGAGAGGAAAATGTACGCGTCTCTATCATTCGGACTTTGGTTCATGAAGCTTTGCTACCATTTCCCATAAAAGATGAGATAGTGACGGTTAAGGATGCCATTGGGACTTGTGTTGCTTGGCCAAAGAACCTAGTCATTACCCCTGCAGCAGAAGCCAAG AAAAAACTAAAGCGTAAAAATCAAAAGAGGACAACAATAGATATGTTGGAAGATAATGAAGATTTGGGAAACCTGCCACCAAATCTCCCAACAGCTGTGGGTGCCTTGTGCATTTGGGCCAACCATGAACTGCGAGATGGGGCCACCATCTACACCACTTTTGATGCAGAAATTTTTGGTCATCGAAGGAAAGCTGTTGTCTTTAGAAGTGACATCTATGCCATGGCAAACATGTTGGAACTATCAGGAGGTTGCATTGTTTTTTTCATGAG CTACCTTCATGATGTTTTGAAGAGGTCTAAGATGACTGAGATGGTAGCCTTTGTCGATCCTGATCAAACGGGTGCACTCGGATGTGGAAATCCTACTGAACGAGCTCGATCTTTGTCTAATCGGTTCCAAAAGGGAAAGCCTGGCCAGATTTATTTGGTGCCGTATAACTCAGG TTCTCATTGGATGTTGTCTGCTGTGAATCCCAATGAAGAGATCATTTACTTCATGGATCCGTTAAAGAGGCGCCTCATAACTGGTGAATGGAAAACAATTTTGGATAA CTCCATTAAAATCTACAATGCGAACAAGAATCGGAAAGGGAGGAAATTAATCCAGTGGAAAAATCTTGCT GGAATTCCTGAGCAAAATGGTGGCAAGAGTTGTGGTTATTGGATCATGCGTTACATGAAGGAGATAGTGGAAGACACAAATTTGGAGTTTGCTACTAAG tggGACAGAAGAACAAATCTTGTTTACACAGAAAATGATATTAATGAAGTTCGGGCTGAATGGGCGAAGCATGTTATGAAGTTTGCACAAGTGTAG
- the LOC133722881 gene encoding uncharacterized protein LOC133722881, whose protein sequence is MDKSWMKEDRRSLKFQIGLEEFFKFASANARDTNSICCPCLKCCNNDFWSIGVIKDHIFFNGIDVNYRHWKWHGEPSTSALNVARGDSETVEMNPDFGIEEDEEGMKGSEDEGISEDSNEFRKFVEDGDKPLYPGCTKTTKLNGLIQTFNLKAKHGMTDACYSDMLIMIGLLLPEGNELPGSVYEAKRTLRSLGMEYEKIHACPNDCILYRLQHADATSCPTCGESRWKLGRDKSEKEGVPGKVLWYFPPIPRFKRMFQSTVSAKELTWHVKDRKNDGMMRHPADSPTWKMIDTKWPDFGVEPRNLRLALSSDGFNPHSSLSSKYSCWPVILITYNLPPWLCMKRKYMMLTLLISGPKQPGNDIDVYLQPLIDDLKVLWDGVERVYDAVRGEYFTLRAALLWTINDFPAYGNLSGSIVKGYNACPVCVEETKPYRLKKSKKMAFMRHRRFLPRHHPYRKQAAAFDNTVEEGEAPKPLSGEEVLSRVQGLDWPFGKKNPHPPYKGLEDQNRPCWKKKSVFFELAYWKHLPVRHNLDVMHIEKNCCDAILGTLLNIPGKTKDGAAARLDMVDMGIRTDLKATSTGKREKLPLASWNLFLDERKIVCSSFFNMTVPVRFSSNVRNLVSMEDLRLAGLKSHDCHTIMQLLLPIALRSVLEKPVRYAIIRFCLFFKAICSKVIDVSKLEQMQADLVDTVCLLEKFFPPSFFDIMIHLTVHLVREVELCGPVFFRWMYPFERYMKVFKGWVRNRQFPEGCIAENYIVEEAIEFCSERILPEDATTVGIPLRTKSGFLNGCKPLSEHGRCNPIFHVSDINSSVTILMLYYINVHIHLGFSAHFMHFPLCSEHMELLKLSFPRFIKNEKWLKQKQNLTFAGWLKERVANEMRFADNSISESIRWLAGGPKKEVPTFSGYHVNGVDFNTIARDKVRSVQNSGVFLVADAMQVASAKDNNPKTDDMDFYGRIQQIWEVDYYKFRVPVFMCDWVESARGIKVDELGFTLVKLNRIGHLNDPFVLATHVKQIFYIDDPLDDQWSVVIRCPDSDYQGAGNDEELEDIEVAQHPFIPIMPSIETFDDVLGEEPSSYIRDGNEGIWVD, encoded by the exons ATGGATAAATCATGGATGAAAGAAGATAGAAGATCACTAAAGTTTCAGATAGGACTTGAAGAATTTTTTAAGTTTGCGTCGGCTAATGCAAGGGACACAAATAGCATATGTTGCCCTTGCTTGAAGTGTTGTAACAATGATTTTTGGTCCATAGGGGTGATTAAGGACCATATATTTTTTAATGGTATAGATGTCAACTATAGGCATTGGAAGTGGCATGGAGAACCATCAACTTCTGCCTTGAATGTTGCTAGAGGGGATTCTGAAACAGTTGAGATGAATCCTGATTTTGGGAtagaagaggatgaagaaggtATGAAGGGTAGTGAGGATGAGGGGATTTCGGAAGACTCGAATGAGTTTAGGAAGTTTGTAGAGGATGGAGATAAGCCCCTATATCCTGGTTGTACTAAGACAACCAAGTTGAATGGCTTGATACAAACATTCAATCTAAAAGCTAAACACGGCATGACTGATGCTTGCTATTCAGACATGTTAATTATGATTGGCCTATTGCTTCCTGAAGGGAATGAGTTACCAGGGTCAGTTTATGAGGCCAAAAGAACACTGCGCTCATTGGGGATGGAGTATGAAAAGATTCATGCTTGTCCAAATGACTGCATCTTATATAGGTTGCAGCATGCTGATGCAACAAGCTGCCCCACTTGTGGTGAATCAAGGTGGAAACTAGGCAGGGACAAATCCGAGAAAGAAGGGGTACCCGGGAAGGTATTGTGGTACTTCCCACCGATCCCAAGGTTCAAAAGGATGTTCCAATCAACTGTTTCAGCAAAGGAACTGACTTGGCATGTCAAGGATAGAAAGAATGATGGAATGATGAGGCATCCAGCGGATTCCCCGACTTGGAAAATGATTGACACAAAATGGCCAGATTTTGGTGTAGAGCCTAGGAACCTTAGACTAGCTCTTTCATCAGACGGGTTTAACCCACATAGTTCTCTAAGTAGCAAATACTCATGCTGGCCTGTTATACTTATCACGTATAACCTTCCTCCATGGTTGTGCATGAAAAGGAAGTACATGATGTTGACATTGTTAATTTCTGGACCTAAACAGCCCGGAAATGATATCGATGTCTATCTGCAGCCGTTGATTGATGATCTGAAAGTGTTGTGGGATGGGGTTGAGAGAGTATATGATGCTGTAAGAGGAGAGTATTTTACATTGAGGGCAGCACTGTTGTGGACAATTAACGATTTTCCCGCATATGGGAACTTATCGGGAAGCATTGTCAAAGGATACAATGCTTGTCCAGTATGTGTTGAAGAGACCAAACCGTATAGGTTGAAGAAGTCTAAAAAAATGGCATTCATGAGGCATCGAAGATTCCTGCCACGACATCATCCATATCGAAAGCAAGCTGCTGCTTTCGACAACACTGTAGAGGAGGGTGAAGCTCCTAAACCATTAAGTGGAGAGGAGGTTTTGTCAAGAGTTCAAGGTCTTGATTGGCCATTTGGCAAAAAAAACCCTCATCCCCCTTATAAGGGTCTTGAAGATCAAAACAGACCTTGTTGGAAGAAAAAGTCTGTTTTCTTTGAACTTGCATACTGGAAACATCTTCCGGTAAGACATAATCTTGATGTGATGCATATTGAGAAGAATTGTTGCGATGCTATCCTTGGTACGTTGTTGAATATTCCGGGGAAGACTAAGGATGGGGCTGCTGCTCGTTTAGACATGGTTGATATGGGTATACGCACTGATTTGAAGGCTACAAGCACTGGAAAAAGGGAGAAGTTGCCTTTGGCTAGTTGGAACTTGTTCCTTGATGAGAGAAAGATCGTTTGTAGTTCATTTTTCAATATGACTGTTCCGGTTAGGTTTTCATCCAATGTACGAAATCTGGTGTCAATGGAGGATTTAAGACTCGCCGGTCTTAAATCACATGATTGCCACACTATAATGCAACTTCTTCTCCCAATCGCACTACGTTCAGTTTTAGAGAAACCGGTTCGGTATGCAATTATCCGGTTCTGCCTATTTTTCAAAGCAATATGTAGCAAGGTGATCGATGTTTCAAAGCTGGAACAAATGCAAGCAGACCTGGTTGATACAGTTTGCCTGCTTGAGAAGTTCTTTCCACCCTCATTTTTTGACATAATGATTCACCTAACTGTTCATCTCGTTAGGGAAGTCGAGTTATGCGGTCCGGTCTTTTTTAGATGGATGTACCCTTTCGAGAGGTACATGAAGGTGTTCAAAGGATGGGTGAGAAATCGACAATTTCCTGAGGGCTGCATTGCAGAGAATTATATTGTTGAAGAGGCAATTGAGTTTTGCTCAGAACGTATACTTCCTGAAGATGCTACCACTGTTGGGATCCCTTTGAGAACCAAATCTGGGTTTTTAAATGGCTGCAAGCCGTTGTCAG AACACGGAAGATGCAATCCCATATTTCACGTAAGTGATATTAATTCTTCTGTTACAATTTTAATGTTGTACTATATTAACGTACACATTCATTTAGGTTTTTCTGCTCATTTCATGCATTTCCCCCTTTGCAGTGAGCATATGGAATTATTGAAGTTAAGTTTCCCAAGGTTCATCAAAAATGAAAAGTGGTTGAAGCAAAAACAGAATCTTACCTTTGCTGGTTGGTTAAAGGAGAGG GTTGCAAACGAAATGAGATTTGCCGATAATTCTATTTCAGAAAGTATCAGGTGGCTCGCAGGTGGACCGAAAAAGGAGGTCCCTACTTTTAGTGGATATCATGTTAATGGGGTTGATTTCAACACTATTGCGCGTGACAAAGTCAGATCAGTTCAAAACAGTGGCGTTTTTTTAGTTGCGGATGCAATGCAAGTTGCTAGTGCAAAGGATAATAACCCCAAAACCGATGATATGGACTTCTACGGTAGGATACAGCAAATCTGGGAGGTGGACTACTACAAGTTTAGGGTACCGGTCTTTATGTGCGATTGGGTTGAGTCAGCCAGGGGGATTAAAGTAGATGAACTTGGCTTTACTTTGGTTAAACTGAATAGAATAGGGCATTTAAATGATCCATTTGTCTTAGCCACGCATGTCAAACAAATTTTCTACATAGATGACCCCCTTGATGATCAATGGTCAGTGGTAATACGATGCCCGGATAGTGACTACCAAGGGGCTGGTAATGATGAAGAGCTAGAAGATATTGAAGTGGCGCAGCACCCATTTATTCCTATAATGCCATCAATCGAGACATTTGATGATGTACTTGGTGAAGAGCCAAGCTCCTACATTCGAGATGGCAATGAAGGAATATGGGTGGATTAG